tactccacttttcatcatagtgtcaGCACAAATCCTTCGTTGATCTTTCCTTgaattcttctcgggttagtcttcgggtgttacAGTTTCTATTAGGAATAAACGAGGCGGGTGGCTTGTTGATAATCGTTCAAATCTGTTCTGATATTCTAGCATTGTAGAAATCTGATGAATTTTAGCGAActgcccatcaacattctcatattcatatGGTCCAAAGCGAACGAAAAgccctctcttgaattgctcTCACGAGGGGACCCCATGACAGGTTTTGTACCACGAGAGGATTGCATCTCTATATAGTTGAATTGAagttatttccaccttggattcttctggagttgtgtgaaaataaaaaaataattctacACTAGAGATTcaactggtcggatctccatcttcccatcttggaaattccaccttcatacgTGGGTAGTTTGTGTCCTATTCTTGGTTCCTTTTTCCTTTGTCTCCAGATCGGTTCAACGTAAGACTTGAACTTTCATCTTGCTGAAACTTGCTAAAGCTCTCCAACAGGctccttttgaaatcattaagggtTTCCTACAGTCGATTCTCAATCCTAGTTTCCAAGGCTTCTAGTTAGGCTTTTATTAAGTTGTCGATAGCCATTGCATAAGACTACAGATCTGTAATCCTCAACTCCTATTTCTggtgtcgggtcaagggcatcagcattGCCCTATTCGATGCTGTTGCTGTGACACCACTTGGTGGCAGCGCTGTGAGAGTGAagagttgctgcgaggatgccgaTGAAGCCCTAGGCACCAAGAGGTTGGGAGGCGATGATGGTGGCATAGTTGGGAGCAACATCGCTGAGGGCTCGCCGCGGTCACTACGTGGAGGGTCGCTGctgttgagggctgggaggcagcgatactCGCTGcgatcgctgcgtggagggattgcTACTActaagggctgggaggcagcgatggtggtgcggttgggagCGGTCGTGCGGTTGCGATGGGACTAGACGCTAGCGATCACGCGGTTGGGATGGGCACTGGTGATCCTGGTCCAGGGCGATGAGGGGTGGTACGCTGGCTGGCAAGGAAGAAGAAGGATGTGGGAGCGTGGAGGGTCCTTGCGAAAATCGTAGCCTTTGTGCGACGGTGTTTGTAGCGAGAGCAAAGGAAACAAAGATGAGTCGCAAGGGAAGGGAGGAAAGAAGAAGGGGTCAACTAGGAATCCATCGCAATTGCATGGTTGGTTAGCAGCGGACGCCGAGCGATTGCGAGCGATCGAGGGCTGAGGCTGCGAcagctgctgagggctgggaggcgcaTTTCTGGAAGAAGACACTAGCAATGTCGTCTCCAACAAAGACGCGACTAAGGACGACTACGGCGGAAGGTGGGATGAGGCGCGGTTTAGGGCGACTGCGATGGGATGAGGCGTGACTGAGGGGCGGGAATGCCGAGGGTTAGGAGTAGCGGCGGTGGCCCTTTCTCGCTTGAGTGGGATGGGGCGGCTactagcttcttcttttttttttttttatgatgatgatgatggttgcATTGAAGTGTTGTAAGAAATTGCAGTGAGAATGCCGAGAATTGTTGTTCTGATATCAGATGATAAGACTCTtaaggttttatcatagaagaagagagagaaaagggatgatcactttgagaggatcggcctcctagggtttgtcaaaagactgaaataatatttcattaatagatgaaaagaaacagatacatccttatttatagagttccacccttgagtccatcaggacttggactcttaataaataaataaatatcaaataaatctcTATCCAACTCTTACTAAACTAGacaaactcaataaaacattattcaaagctcagaaaataaatgGATCCTAACAGCTTCCTGATATGTTTGTTTGGTAGCTCTTTGTGCTTATCAAAGGGGCATCTTTTCAAGCATTTTGGAATGCTTCACAGATTTCTAGATGATATCTGTTTTTATATTCTATGGGTTCTAACTTTGATTTGGTTGTTTGTATTGATCTTCCACAATAGGTGTATAACTTTATATTCAATTCTCAGGCTTTAGGTCGCATAGAGAACAAGTTTGATTTGCATGTTATGCTAAGAAGATCTCGCTTTCAGAAGACCATCAATTTTGTTATGGTTCCCTTTAATTTTTAGAGTAATGCCCCGTCGTTCTTCCTTCTTTGAATGAGATTTTGCATGAAGAGAAGAGTCCTATACATTAGATTTTGTATGCAGAAAAGTTTCTTATTAATGTTTGTGGCCTGTTCTTATGGCCTTTCTGCATAGCTGCATTTGTGGTCTCACTTTGTATTATTTTTTGTGGGTACATCACTCTTCGAAATGTTTCTCGTTGTTCAAGACTTTGTTCCATGCATTTTGGGTTTTGCAGGAATTCAATATCGAAAAATTGCAACTTTTTGAGGCTGAAAAGAAGAAGATCAGGCAAGAATATGAAAGGAAGGAGAAGCAAGTAGAAATTCGAAAGAAAATGTAACGTGTTTGAACTTTCTCCTTTAGTGTGCAATTATTGTTTGTCATTAACTGCCAGCATAAAGATCTCTGAATAAGTTGTCATTTTGATTTGTGTTATTTTACACTCATTGTGCGATATTACTTTTCCCAATCCACCAGTTCAGCATACAGGAAGGTGCACcgcttgtcatcattaaaaaaataaaaaaataatatcggACTGGTACCATTTTGTCTTGTGATGGAGTGCTTTCGCTCACGATCCATCTTTAGTTAACTCAAATATGAGGTGCATATAACAGAGACAACTTCAATAGTAGAACTAAAAGATGAAACCAAGTAAAGCAGTAAGTTAACATGATTACTTTACATCCTTGAAGAGCCAAAGTCATAATAATCaatcataaatctgaacaatgatacTAACATCCCACCTCGTCTTTGGTTTTGAATTGATCTGAAGTCATACTTACTCTTATTCTGAATGTCGTATTTTTGTTGAGTTCATATATACAGAGACTATGTGGGaacttataaaattatcaatAACTTGAGACCAACTTAAAAATGAAGCTTGTGGATTTGTTTTGAAGAAACTCAAACTTGTTATCCATTTAAGAGTTCCAAATTGACTTCATGAAATTTTATTACTTTCGTCATGCTTGATGTCTCATATCTATACGTAATAATGAGTAAAGTCTGCTCTAGTGGAAAGTGTAAATGAATTATCTTTCACATGATGCCTATGTATTGAGGCCATACATAAGTTAGATATCAGGTTATCCAAATATGTATATGAAAGGACAGCCTAGTGCACAAGATTCCTACCAATGCAGATTTATGGAGCTTTAATTGTAAAATGACTGTTTCATTGACTCAGATCAATAAACATGTGAATGATAATATGGGCTCTACAAGCTTCACATGATTATGAATGCATGTACACAAGCACAGTCCAGATATTTGTGATAAAGCTCATGTTGTACATTGCTACATTCTATATTTGATTATCACTCATGTTTTGACAGTGCAATATATTGTTCTGGCCAGTGAGTACTCCATGCAGCTGAATGCTTCTCGTATAAAAGTTCTTCAAGCACAGGATGACTTTGTTAACTCCATGAAAGAGGCTGCTGCAAAGGAGCTCCTGCTTGTCAGCAATAACCATCAATCTTACGAAAAGCTTCTGAAAGACCTAATTGTCCAGGTTCAAATAATGtcgcaatattttttttatgtgtttcctaAAGTGGATGTTGCAGAAAGTGGTTCTCATAATTGATAAATGCTGCTTCATATACTTCATGTACTCTGATGCAATCTAGGCACTATCTCAACTTTTTTGCACTTGCTTAATTTTATTGCAAAGAAATGTCTCAAACACATACTTTCGAGGCATTAGATACTGATTTTACCGATCAGTTTGACAATAATGTTATGTTCCTTCATTTGTTGATTTATCTTTTGCCACCTGTTATTTTTTTCACAGAAATGATTAATTGTTGTCCTTCAGAGTTTGCTAAGATTGAAAGAGCCAGCTGTTCTGTTGCGTTGTCGCAAAGACGATCATCATCTTGTGGAATCGGTTTTGAATCCAGCGAAGGAAGAATATGCAAAGAAAGCAAATGCTCGTGCTCCCGATATTGTCATTGACAATAAAATTTTCTTGCCACCACCTCCTGCTCATGCTAATGCTCATGGCCCCTATTGGTAATATATCTTTCAtcaaaattacatgttaacttaCTAACATTAAAGTTAGAGCTTTTCTTTTGGATTTGTACTAGTTGGCATAGGGAAGACAAGTTGTAAACAGTCTTTTCTTATTGTTTCATTTTTCTTCCCAACCTGCTTTTGATGAATCTAGAAGCTTGTTAGGATCCCTTTTGTTACTAATTACTCAGAAGACATAATTATTGCATAGCATGAAAATGACTTGATTTGATGCATAAAAAATGTCATCAATGGGAGATTTTACATGATTTTTCATAGGGTCATATCATCTGAGAGAACAAATGATTTATACTCATCGAAATGATACATCTTATCTTCGGTGCTGATTTTGACAACCTTTTGGATTAGTATGGTACTGACATACCGGGTAATATACTGACCATAGTCATTTGGTTttagtttaaaatatataaataattgagCAGTATATTGAACGGTAAAATATTAGTCTGGTGGTGTACCAAATTCACTTTTATGAGGAATCGAGATCTTATCCAACAAAGTTGGAAGGTGTTAGCTAGTTTTACTTGTAAAAATTTGTTAGATCAATTGAAGGTCCTGGAATGAAACTCACCTTCACCACTTGTTTAGAAAGAAAAGTATAATGATTAATGAGTGGTATCATGTTGTATGATCCATGCTGGTGCTTATTAGATTGACAAATGTTGGTTCGTACATTCTAATCCGACTAGTTTTTAATCATACACCTTATTAGGTTCTGTTTGTCTACATTGCAGCGGCTCATGTTGGATTCATAACTTTTGTCCTTACATCTTGTGACATTTTGTGACAATGATCTGTCCTGATGGAtcttatttttctcaaattgagctCCTATTACACCTTTTACCGTGCAGCAAAATTTTTAATGACAAGCAGGAATAAGATACAACTAATTTAACTGTAAAGATACATTGTATTCGAAAGTTCAAAAAAAATTCTGGGACATATTTGGAGATTATTTTGAACAAAAGGTAAAAGGAATGTCCCACAAGATATtcgtggtatatatatatatatatatatattgttatatgTAAAATATCAACCTAAGATAAATTGGAAATTAACTTCTGAGGGAAAAAAATAGTGAATTATAAACTCTTTGAACTCATATAAATGCCTAAATCCATTTCTTAAATCTTTGCTGGCCTGTATGCATGTAACAGAATCAAAAGCCTACAATTATCCTGCAAATTTTTTATGGCCTTATTTGATTTCTAGCATGAAGTTGTCCACAGTAATGCTTAGTGCTCTGTTATTTGTATGAATACCCAGAACTTTTCGGGGGCTCTATCCTTTAATTCATCTACTTCTGTATGAGTGGCTGTTTTGTGAAAAAGTGATTGTTCTCTTAAAACTCTAGCAACCAAATAAATGATTTTATTGATGGTTGGTTTTGGTAATTCAGCTCTGGAGGTGTTGTTTTGGCATCTATAGATGGGAAAATTGTCTGTGAGAACACACTTGATGCCAGACTTGATGTCGTCTTCCGGAAGAAACTTCCAGAGGTTCTAACTTTCTTGATTCTTCCTTGTTTTTCTTATAGTATTACAaatttttattgtttattttggTATTTAAATGTTTAATTATAGTGAATATTATTGTCCCATTTTCCATATGATATTTTCTATAAATCCTTGCtctatgtatatgatgtatttttGAGAAACCAGAGGTACACAATTCCAGGAATAGGGCCATTTTAAGTATATCTTTTTCAACCAAAACCATATGAAGCAGTCTTGCCAAGCCATCTCATCCTTCTCTATTTTAGGTTATACTGCCATGGAACATAGATCCTAGGACATGGTTCGacgtcactcaagaatatttactGAGGACTTGAAatgttcatttttcatctttatctaGTCAGAGATGGGCCTCGACCGACAATTCCTGCTCCTGGATTATGCTTTGAATTAGTCATGCTTGTTTAGGCTTCACTACTTGTTTACTGTTTTCCTGTTACCTTAGTAATTGCATCCTCTGTTGAAAACACAGACCCTCGCCTCTTACTTATTGTTGGATCCAATTTTATCAATCATCCATGCCCTCGGCTTACCGAGAAACAAATTTTTTCACTTTTTACAGATCAGGAGGCTCCTTTTTGCCCAGGTTGTCGCTTGATCAATCGACAGAATTTGATAATAAGAAACGTTTGTTTCGGGCCTTTAGGCCATAAATGATGGCTCATCATCCATCAATTATTGTTTCATTCATCTGGTTCTATGCAGAAGTATATTATCTTGGAATACATAGCGGTTAATAACTCGCTAGCTTTGTTTCGAAATTTGTTATCTGGATTTGTATTTGCTACTAGTGATCACCAAACCTACAGTTTTGGAGATTCTGCATTATACACTATTTTAGAAATTGATCCCAATAAATGGATTGTTGAGGTGGTGACATATTTACATTACTCCACGATCCAGTGGATGTTGGAATTCTTAATGCGTACATGTGCTGTTACCTTGAAGGAAGATAGAACACATTGTTTTGAATTGCAAGAACCGATTTCTAAATGCTTTGCAAAGAGAGATTGAAATGCTCTCTTTTGTTGACTCGGCTG
The DNA window shown above is from Musa acuminata AAA Group cultivar baxijiao chromosome BXJ2-4, Cavendish_Baxijiao_AAA, whole genome shotgun sequence and carries:
- the LOC135583924 gene encoding V-type proton ATPase subunit E-like isoform X1; this encodes MNDADVSKQIQQMVRFIHQEAEEKANEISVAAEEEFNIEKLQLFEAEKKKIRQEYERKEKQVEIRKKIEYSMQLNASRIKVLQAQDDFVNSMKEAAAKELLLVSNNHQSYEKLLKDLIVQSLLRLKEPAVLLRCRKDDHHLVESVLNPAKEEYAKKANARAPDIVIDNKIFLPPPPAHANAHGPYCSGGVVLASIDGKIVCENTLDARLDVVFRKKLPEVTHDLIILLTMIPSSSLIGTFLGSHAP
- the LOC135583924 gene encoding V-type proton ATPase subunit E-like isoform X2, which encodes MNDADVSKQIQQMVRFIHQEAEEKANEISVAAEEEFNIEKLQLFEAEKKKIRQEYERKEKQVEIRKKIEYSMQLNASRIKVLQAQDDFVNSMKEAAAKELLLVSNNHQSYEKLLKDLIVQSLLRLKEPAVLLRCRKDDHHLVESVLNPAKEEYAKKANARAPDIVIDNKIFLPPPPAHANAHGPYCSGGVVLASIDGKIVCENTLDARLDVVFRKKLPEIRRLLFAQVVA